From Nicotiana tabacum cultivar K326 chromosome 20, ASM71507v2, whole genome shotgun sequence, one genomic window encodes:
- the LOC142174622 gene encoding uncharacterized protein LOC142174622, whose amino-acid sequence MKEVVKKEVIKWLDASIIFPISDSNWVIPVQCVPKRRGVIVVENEKNKLIPSLIMTRWRVCIDNRRLNKATRNDHFSLLFIDQMMNRLLEKDVTFKFDRSLHEDIRGAQREFGGYPLLLWHQIGFYHLNLCTEFDVEIRDRKGTKNQVVDHLSRLKNHEHMEQGGQIKDTFSDEQLFAITHDPAPWYTDYVNYIVSEVLPPKIQSEARKRFLYDVTFYHWNEPFLYRQYADQLTRRCIPENEVELVLYECHASPYEGHHGGDKTTAKVLQYGFY is encoded by the exons ATGAAGGAGGTCGTGAAGAAGGAAgtaattaagtggcttgatgcaagTATCATCTTTCCTATTTCTGACAGCAACTGGGTGATCCCAGTGCAATGTGTGCCTAAAAGGAGGGGGGTGATTGTTGTAGAGAATGAGAAAAATAAGCTAATTCCTTCTCTCATCATGACGAGGTGGAGAGTTTGCATTGACAATAGAAGGCTCAACAAAGCAACTCGCAATGACCACTTCTCACTTCTATTCATTGACCAAATGATGAATAG GTTGCTTGAAAAGGATGTGACTTTCAAATTTGATAGAAGCCTGCATGAAGACATTCGAGGAGCTCAAAGAGAATTTGGTGGTTACCCTCTATTATTATGGCACCAGATTGGTTTTTACCATTTGAACTTATGTACG GAATTTGATGTAGAAATACGAGATCGGAAGGGAACAAAAAACCAAGTGGTTGACCACCTATCAAGGTTGAAAAATCATGAGCACATGGAGCAAGGTGGACAAATTAAGGACACATTTTCTGATGAGCAACTTTTTGCCATCACCCATGACCCTGCCCCATGGTACACGGACTATGTGAACTATATTGTGAGTGAGGTTCTTCCTCCTAAAATTCAATCTGAGGCTAGGAAGAGGTTTCTTTATGATGTGACCTTCTACCACTGGAATGAACCATTCTTGTACAGACAGTATGCTGATCAGTTGACGAGGAGATGCATTCCTGAAAATGAAGTGGAATTAGTGTTGTATGAATGTCATGCCTCGCCTTATGAGGGCCATCATGGAGGCGATAAGACAACTGCAAAAGTGTTACAATATGGGTTCTATTAG